Proteins from a single region of Murdochiella vaginalis:
- a CDS encoding Flp1 family type IVb pilin, whose translation MSYLIAKRLHGFWSRFSEERGEINMVAIVLIILVVIALIAIFRDNLTALLESLFQKIENEAMKI comes from the coding sequence ATGTCTTACCTGATCGCAAAAAGATTGCACGGATTTTGGTCCCGTTTTTCAGAGGAACGCGGAGAAATCAATATGGTGGCCATTGTTCTGATTATTCTCGTCGTGATCGCGCTGATTGCGATTTTTCGGGATAATCTCACCGCGCTGTTGGAAAGTTTGTTTCAAAAAATCGAGAATGAGGCGATGAAAATATGA
- a CDS encoding type II secretion system F family protein, producing MKCIISFALYACWLFLLYYSNRQWSHAPLQIKEISELLPLHRRAFAPMGWLILQNLSGSMHSSRAKKRRRYLVMMVDSYHLSSALWKMEIETMSEIALLLGLSGPCFLWSPIFLFLLCLACVVYDYSRLWDLRKRSEELTEEMENTLTDMLTQCILSLRSGTLPYTAWRTIAEKGKGALYQEMKRVVREVEAGQGLRRAMAGFGRVMPIKTLHDCAELFSQSIEVGGADLSVSLERLRSALYQERKREYALQAERCSQRMLFPSLLLFIGILLLVLLPMLSRR from the coding sequence TTGAAATGTATTATCTCGTTTGCCCTCTATGCCTGTTGGCTTTTTCTTCTCTACTACAGCAATCGGCAGTGGAGCCACGCACCGTTACAGATAAAGGAAATTTCGGAGTTACTTCCTCTTCACCGACGCGCTTTTGCACCGATGGGATGGCTCATCCTGCAGAATCTGAGCGGTTCGATGCATTCGTCGCGTGCAAAAAAGCGAAGACGCTATCTTGTCATGATGGTGGATTCGTATCATCTGTCGTCGGCATTGTGGAAAATGGAAATCGAAACCATGAGTGAAATAGCGCTTTTGTTGGGCTTGTCCGGCCCGTGTTTCCTGTGGTCTCCTATATTCCTCTTTCTTTTGTGTCTTGCCTGTGTCGTCTATGACTACAGCCGTTTGTGGGATTTACGCAAGCGAAGTGAAGAACTCACCGAAGAGATGGAAAATACGCTTACGGATATGCTGACGCAATGTATTCTTTCGTTGCGATCCGGGACGCTTCCCTATACGGCCTGGCGCACCATTGCAGAAAAAGGGAAAGGAGCACTTTATCAAGAGATGAAGCGCGTCGTGCGCGAAGTGGAAGCAGGGCAAGGGCTTCGCAGGGCGATGGCGGGCTTCGGCAGAGTGATGCCTATTAAGACACTGCATGATTGCGCTGAACTGTTTTCGCAGTCCATCGAGGTAGGGGGAGCAGATCTATCCGTGTCTTTAGAACGCCTTCGTTCCGCCCTTTATCAGGAACGAAAACGGGAATATGCGCTGCAGGCTGAGCGCTGTTCTCAACGAATGTTATTTCCCAGCCTCCTGCTTTTTATCGGCATTCTTTTGCTGGTTTTACTCCCCATGCTCAGCCGAAGATAG
- a CDS encoding type II secretion system F family protein, translating to MKRQERLWMFGYAALALVCGAVFLFRWWFMLAAFLFGLRLGRLQWKKKSRERKAVEHRQQFQAFLETIHARLDSGSNIAQALGQALLQMNREFCIEEETDDFSSTLKEAVDRTSSGMSLREALLHLVREEKDPLTKSFFENLLVGMTQGADLAMLSGSYLRLLMEEQELRLDREAKLAGPKREQLLLFSMPIVMLFVMYTTGLASTDYGFMDYAVRVFCTGLFFVAWRWSVHILRDSGLQGKEGEMC from the coding sequence ATGAAACGACAAGAACGTTTATGGATGTTCGGATACGCCGCCCTGGCGCTCGTTTGCGGTGCTGTGTTTCTATTTCGATGGTGGTTTATGCTTGCAGCTTTTTTATTCGGTCTGCGATTGGGGCGTTTGCAATGGAAAAAGAAAAGCCGTGAACGAAAAGCCGTAGAACATCGTCAGCAGTTTCAAGCTTTTTTGGAGACGATTCATGCGCGGCTGGATTCCGGAAGCAATATAGCGCAGGCATTGGGACAGGCTCTTTTGCAGATGAACCGCGAATTCTGCATAGAGGAGGAAACCGATGATTTTTCATCGACTTTGAAGGAGGCCGTGGACAGAACATCTTCCGGCATGAGTTTACGGGAAGCGCTTTTGCATTTGGTTCGGGAAGAGAAAGATCCACTGACAAAATCCTTTTTTGAGAATCTGTTGGTAGGTATGACACAGGGCGCGGATTTGGCCATGCTTTCAGGATCCTACCTGCGCTTGTTAATGGAAGAGCAAGAGCTTCGTTTGGACAGGGAAGCCAAACTGGCAGGGCCGAAGCGGGAACAGCTGCTGTTATTTTCCATGCCGATCGTCATGCTTTTTGTGATGTATACCACAGGCTTGGCCTCCACCGATTATGGCTTCATGGATTATGCAGTCCGTGTGTTTTGCACAGGGCTTTTCTTCGTCGCATGGAGATGGAGTGTGCATATTCTCCGGGACAGCGGCTTACAGGGGAAAGAAGGGGAAATGTGTTGA
- a CDS encoding CpaF family protein → MDIAEQVKENLVRLRQNTDVTRLDDSSLVQAIEDIVRRNGKWERFSLNERSTIMNGMHSAIRGYDILDAYFSDPKVTEIMVNRFDEIYIEKDGVVQKTKSGFASKEKYHDIIQKIVSDAGKEVHQRTPIVDCRMKDGSRVNVVLHPISDKDAALTIRRFRNHIFTLPDLIANGTLSESAAAFLRKSVRAKLNIFISGGTGSGKTTLLNALANEIDRRERLITIEDARELNFENMDNWLALEARRPNAAGDGEITIRDLIRASLRMRPDRIIVGEVRGPEALDAIQAMNTGHDGSFSTGHANSVSDMQLRLETMILSGHDGLPLPAIRQQIASAIDLFVHVSRLRDHRRYVVSVEEPYWKDNSLRYHALFSRHIDAHVIGVLEPTGEEMMCKEKFYRAGEEAL, encoded by the coding sequence ATGGATATCGCCGAGCAGGTAAAAGAGAATCTGGTCCGGTTGCGACAAAATACGGATGTGACCCGTCTTGATGATTCCTCGCTTGTTCAGGCGATTGAAGACATTGTAAGACGGAATGGAAAATGGGAACGCTTTTCTTTGAATGAACGATCAACCATCATGAACGGAATGCATTCAGCGATACGCGGATACGATATTTTGGATGCTTATTTTTCCGACCCGAAAGTAACGGAAATCATGGTGAATCGCTTTGATGAGATTTATATCGAAAAAGACGGTGTCGTGCAGAAAACCAAGAGTGGTTTTGCCTCGAAAGAAAAATATCACGACATCATTCAAAAAATCGTCAGCGATGCCGGAAAGGAGGTTCATCAGCGAACGCCGATTGTCGATTGCCGGATGAAAGACGGATCCAGAGTGAATGTCGTTTTGCATCCTATATCCGATAAAGATGCAGCCCTGACCATACGACGTTTTCGCAATCACATTTTCACGCTTCCCGATTTAATCGCAAATGGAACACTTTCCGAATCTGCAGCAGCGTTTTTGAGAAAAAGTGTTCGAGCGAAGTTAAATATTTTTATATCCGGTGGCACCGGGTCAGGGAAAACGACCTTGCTGAACGCCCTCGCGAATGAAATTGATCGCCGTGAACGCCTCATCACCATAGAAGACGCACGCGAGCTGAATTTTGAAAATATGGACAATTGGCTTGCCTTAGAGGCGAGAAGGCCGAATGCAGCAGGAGACGGCGAAATTACCATTCGCGATCTTATTCGCGCATCCCTACGGATGCGACCGGATCGTATCATCGTCGGTGAAGTGCGCGGACCGGAAGCGCTGGATGCTATTCAAGCCATGAATACCGGCCATGACGGCTCGTTCAGTACAGGACATGCCAATTCCGTCTCCGATATGCAGCTACGTTTAGAGACCATGATTTTAAGCGGACATGACGGCTTGCCATTGCCGGCCATACGACAACAAATTGCTTCAGCGATCGATCTTTTCGTGCATGTTTCGCGTCTGCGCGATCATCGTCGCTACGTTGTAAGCGTTGAAGAACCCTATTGGAAGGACAACAGTCTGCGCTATCACGCGTTGTTTTCGCGTCACATCGATGCGCATGTCATCGGCGTGTTGGAACCAACCGGAGAGGAAATGATGTGCAAAGAAAAGTTTTATCGAGCGGGAGAGGAGGCACTATGA
- a CDS encoding helix-turn-helix transcriptional regulator: MNDLLRANKIIIARSVAQLRKENHMTQTQLADELNARLNTNYQGSAISAWENANNSINADYLPVLADIFNVALEKLFGESLQQRELVKDVCETIERHLTDEETQQVSHYISYLLYRRYHKILPVEESTEECVAETAKRPNKDPNKE, from the coding sequence ATGAATGACTTGCTGCGTGCCAACAAAATAATCATTGCGCGAAGCGTCGCGCAACTCCGAAAAGAAAATCACATGACACAGACGCAGTTAGCCGACGAACTTAATGCACGGCTGAACACGAATTACCAAGGAAGTGCCATCTCCGCCTGGGAAAATGCCAATAATTCCATTAATGCGGATTACTTACCTGTTCTGGCGGATATTTTTAATGTTGCCTTGGAAAAGCTGTTTGGCGAAAGTCTACAACAGCGAGAGCTTGTCAAGGACGTCTGTGAAACGATCGAACGCCATTTGACCGATGAGGAAACACAACAAGTTTCTCACTATATTTCTTACCTTTTGTATCGTCGTTATCATAAGATTCTTCCTGTAGAAGAGAGCACGGAGGAATGCGTGGCGGAAACTGCAAAACGCCCGAACAAAGATCCGAACAAAGAATAG
- a CDS encoding iron-containing alcohol dehydrogenase produces the protein MENFIFHVPTEVLFGHDLEETFAARVAALGKRALIVIGGGSVKRLGIYDAIVDALHAHGVDTVECAGISPNPRIDEAKRGIALVHKENIEVIVPIGGGSVLDCAKLIAAGAKTDADPWDLVLGKAPIKDALPLATVITVAATGSEMDPHSVISNPETKQKLGWSSPLALPRVSYLNPAYTYTVNAWHTAAGTADIMSHTMESYFSVEDDAYLQDSISEAILRTCIKYGPVAFKDPTNEEARANLLWANSWAINGLIGTGKAQAWSVHAMEHELSAYYDITHGVGLAILTPHWLRHFLNDKTVSRIARFAKVIFSIEKKTEYEQAEAGIAALSEFFRSLDIPMTLKEVDIDETHLAEMAKNSVARSGGVIHGFQPMTAEDVEAIYRAAL, from the coding sequence ATGGAAAACTTTATTTTTCATGTGCCGACGGAAGTTCTCTTCGGCCACGACTTAGAGGAAACATTCGCCGCCCGTGTGGCAGCGTTGGGAAAACGTGCACTCATTGTGATCGGTGGGGGGAGTGTCAAGCGATTGGGCATTTACGATGCCATTGTTGATGCTTTGCATGCGCATGGTGTCGATACGGTGGAGTGTGCCGGCATTTCGCCCAATCCGCGCATTGATGAGGCGAAACGCGGTATTGCGCTCGTTCACAAAGAGAACATCGAGGTCATCGTTCCCATCGGTGGCGGCTCGGTTCTCGACTGTGCAAAGCTCATCGCTGCCGGCGCGAAAACCGACGCAGATCCCTGGGATCTTGTTCTGGGAAAAGCTCCGATCAAGGATGCTTTGCCGCTTGCGACCGTGATTACGGTGGCGGCCACCGGTTCGGAAATGGATCCCCATTCGGTTATTTCTAACCCGGAAACGAAGCAGAAACTGGGATGGTCAAGCCCACTTGCTCTTCCGCGCGTTTCCTATCTGAATCCGGCGTATACCTATACGGTCAACGCTTGGCACACGGCGGCCGGCACGGCGGACATCATGAGCCATACCATGGAAAGTTATTTTTCGGTAGAAGACGATGCCTATCTGCAGGACAGCATATCGGAAGCGATCCTGCGCACCTGCATTAAGTATGGCCCTGTGGCATTCAAAGATCCCACGAATGAGGAAGCACGTGCCAACTTGCTTTGGGCCAATTCCTGGGCGATTAACGGGTTGATCGGAACCGGTAAGGCACAAGCCTGGAGCGTTCATGCTATGGAGCATGAGCTTTCCGCTTATTATGACATTACGCATGGCGTCGGCCTGGCGATCCTTACACCGCACTGGCTGCGTCACTTCTTAAACGACAAAACGGTTTCGCGTATCGCCCGTTTTGCAAAAGTGATTTTCAGTATCGAGAAAAAAACGGAGTATGAGCAGGCGGAAGCCGGCATTGCTGCCCTTTCGGAGTTCTTCCGATCGCTGGATATTCCGATGACCCTTAAAGAAGTGGACATAGATGAAACGCATCTTGCCGAAATGGCGAAAAATAGCGTTGCTCGATCCGGTGGAGTCATTCACGGTTTTCAGCCCATGACTGCGGAAGATGTGGAAGCTATCTATCGCGCTGCTTTATAA
- a CDS encoding MATE family efflux transporter: protein MTPQPIPTTTKSWFFQDKHFLKEVFAVALPIAFQLLITTSINITDTVMISSLGSAAIAAVGMVNQFVFFFQVICFGISGAGAVFIAQHFGNRDERKVRLSTSITMQAAFLLSMFFFLVAFLLPHTLLTVMVKDPNVQALGEAYLRPVSFSFPFFALSLALITVLRSVNRAREPLAVSILSFLTNVFFNYILIFGKLGMPALGVVGAALGTLISRVVEMVALVILVWRQHPGMMDIRPLEALQWHQKEFRRCLPVATPIVLAETSWSFGQLVQAVAFALAGKEVIAAVQLTNSINNIFFIIIDALCSAASVLLGQRLGAGKLKRAETMANYFMQFVTVVSLLSAAILLFFPDVLMMLFSGIEANVASRSHNLLLIRGVAAPFRFWNSMIFIGILRAGGETKWTFYFELMSIWLFAVPMAFLGVAVFHWPFELTFFVVSAEEIIKLFFIYPFYRRKTWIRNLTKREKA, encoded by the coding sequence ATGACGCCACAACCCATCCCCACCACGACGAAGAGCTGGTTTTTTCAGGATAAACACTTTTTGAAAGAAGTCTTCGCCGTGGCGTTGCCGATTGCCTTTCAACTGCTCATCACCACCTCCATAAATATTACGGACACGGTCATGATTTCTTCCCTGGGGAGCGCGGCGATCGCTGCAGTGGGGATGGTCAATCAATTTGTGTTTTTCTTTCAGGTGATCTGCTTTGGAATCAGCGGTGCTGGGGCGGTTTTTATTGCACAACATTTCGGCAATCGCGATGAACGCAAGGTTCGCTTGTCGACCAGCATTACGATGCAGGCGGCGTTTTTACTGAGCATGTTTTTTTTTCTGGTTGCCTTCCTTCTGCCACATACGCTTCTCACCGTCATGGTCAAGGATCCGAATGTGCAGGCGCTGGGGGAAGCCTACCTTCGCCCGGTAAGCTTTTCATTTCCTTTTTTTGCGCTTTCGCTTGCGCTAATCACGGTTTTGCGTAGCGTTAATCGCGCACGGGAACCGTTGGCGGTTTCCATTTTGTCGTTTTTGACGAACGTGTTCTTCAATTACATTTTGATCTTCGGTAAATTGGGCATGCCCGCTTTGGGCGTGGTCGGCGCTGCCCTCGGTACACTCATCTCGCGAGTGGTAGAAATGGTTGCGTTGGTCATACTCGTATGGCGTCAGCATCCCGGCATGATGGATATTCGTCCGCTCGAGGCACTTCAGTGGCATCAGAAAGAATTTCGTCGCTGTTTACCGGTCGCAACGCCCATCGTGCTGGCGGAAACCTCCTGGTCCTTTGGTCAGTTGGTGCAGGCGGTGGCCTTTGCATTGGCAGGCAAGGAAGTGATCGCCGCGGTACAACTGACCAATTCCATCAACAATATCTTTTTCATCATCATTGATGCGCTCTGCTCAGCCGCTTCGGTTTTGTTGGGACAGCGCTTGGGTGCGGGAAAATTGAAGCGTGCAGAAACCATGGCGAACTACTTCATGCAATTCGTCACGGTGGTGAGCCTGCTTTCCGCAGCCATTTTGCTCTTTTTCCCGGATGTGTTGATGATGCTCTTTAGCGGTATCGAAGCGAATGTGGCTTCACGTTCTCATAATCTGCTTCTCATTCGTGGTGTAGCGGCACCATTTCGTTTCTGGAACAGCATGATTTTTATCGGCATTCTGCGTGCGGGAGGAGAAACTAAGTGGACATTTTATTTTGAGCTGATGTCGATATGGCTTTTTGCTGTTCCTATGGCATTTCTCGGCGTCGCGGTGTTTCATTGGCCATTTGAATTGACGTTTTTTGTCGTCAGTGCGGAAGAAATCATTAAGCTCTTCTTCATTTATCCCTTTTATAGGCGCAAAACCTGGATACGAAATCTCACCAAGCGTGAGAAGGCGTGA
- a CDS encoding carboxylate--amine ligase produces the protein MVQFKPIILGTDINAYGTARSFYEAYGVKSLCLGIRPLMYTQHSHILEVETREDFEQDEVFLAVLEEVGRRYTCPLLLISCGDGYTALITRHRDALSVRYRFNYIDQAMQQQLENKKDFYAVCEEYGLDYPDTFVLTYDKRDSFKAPFGFPMALKPNDSIAYLHAKFPGKKKAYRIADEAELRSVVQAIYSSSYKGDLILQDFIPGDFSRMFVLNAYVNTKGEVKMMCLGKCLLDACLPGEIGNYNALVSLGNDAIYAQYERFLKQIGYRGFANFDLKYDVRDGKYKVFEINIRQGRSSSYMTAGGCNFTTFLVDDLLLHVDKPAHYHQDSALWLYVDPQVLRTYCAKEDRDLVERYLAKGFFFPSWYEKDRSLGRFLLYWRRRLSTRRYYPKFQPQRTEQ, from the coding sequence ATGGTCCAGTTTAAGCCGATTATTTTAGGGACGGATATTAATGCATATGGGACAGCACGCTCCTTTTATGAAGCATATGGCGTGAAATCGCTTTGTCTCGGCATTCGTCCTTTGATGTATACGCAGCATTCGCATATTTTAGAAGTGGAAACACGTGAGGATTTTGAACAGGATGAGGTGTTTTTAGCGGTTCTTGAGGAAGTGGGTCGACGCTATACGTGTCCGCTTCTTCTTATTTCCTGCGGAGATGGGTATACTGCGCTCATTACGCGTCATCGGGATGCACTTTCTGTGCGTTATCGTTTTAACTACATTGATCAGGCCATGCAGCAGCAGTTGGAGAATAAAAAAGATTTTTATGCCGTGTGTGAAGAATATGGGCTCGATTATCCGGACACTTTTGTGCTCACGTATGACAAACGCGACTCTTTTAAGGCACCTTTCGGTTTTCCGATGGCTTTAAAGCCGAACGATTCGATTGCGTATCTTCATGCGAAGTTTCCGGGAAAGAAAAAAGCGTATCGCATTGCGGATGAAGCAGAACTGCGCAGCGTCGTGCAGGCGATTTACTCAAGCAGCTACAAAGGAGATCTCATTTTGCAGGACTTTATTCCCGGCGATTTTTCACGTATGTTCGTACTCAACGCCTATGTGAATACGAAGGGAGAAGTGAAGATGATGTGCTTGGGCAAGTGCCTCTTGGATGCCTGTCTTCCGGGAGAAATCGGCAATTACAATGCATTGGTAAGCCTTGGCAACGATGCTATCTATGCACAATACGAACGTTTCTTAAAGCAGATTGGCTATCGGGGCTTCGCCAATTTCGATCTCAAATATGATGTGCGCGATGGGAAATACAAGGTTTTTGAGATCAATATTCGCCAAGGACGCTCTTCTTCCTATATGACGGCCGGCGGGTGTAATTTTACGACCTTCCTTGTGGACGATTTGCTTTTACATGTCGACAAACCGGCGCATTATCATCAGGACAGCGCGTTGTGGCTTTACGTTGATCCGCAGGTGCTTCGCACGTATTGTGCGAAGGAAGACCGTGATTTGGTGGAACGCTATCTTGCAAAAGGGTTTTTCTTCCCCAGTTGGTATGAAAAAGATCGTTCTCTTGGTCGTTTTCTGCTTTATTGGCGAAGACGTCTTTCAACGCGCCGCTACTATCCCAAATTTCAACCGCAACGTACCGAGCAATAG
- a CDS encoding aspartate/glutamate racemase family protein, translating into MTYELGVIGGMGPLATNVFYQYLIDHTEAHGDQDHINTIILSHATMPDRSACILSGDTAPLLRQMKADFDLLRPLGLKAIAIPCNTSHYFYDTFCTYTDTPIINMVEESIKECVRRGDKKVVVLATSGTRKSRVYEHYAAKHGLSCLAIDEADAERVMEIIYAVKKENRRDFPELLRMIDQYSNKGRVILACTELSAIPVGDRPVIDALKVLGNEAIRKCRGNGPV; encoded by the coding sequence ATGACGTATGAACTTGGCGTAATCGGCGGTATGGGACCGCTTGCTACGAATGTGTTTTATCAATATCTTATCGATCATACAGAGGCCCACGGAGATCAGGATCACATCAATACGATCATTTTAAGCCATGCAACCATGCCAGATCGAAGCGCCTGCATTCTCTCCGGCGACACGGCACCTTTGTTGCGGCAAATGAAAGCGGATTTTGATCTTTTACGTCCACTTGGCTTGAAGGCCATTGCCATACCGTGCAACACTTCTCATTATTTTTATGATACGTTTTGCACGTATACCGATACGCCCATCATCAACATGGTGGAGGAATCCATCAAGGAGTGTGTACGCCGAGGCGATAAGAAGGTGGTGGTTCTTGCAACGTCCGGTACGCGAAAAAGCCGCGTTTACGAGCACTATGCTGCAAAGCATGGCTTATCGTGCCTTGCGATTGACGAAGCCGATGCCGAACGCGTGATGGAGATTATCTATGCGGTAAAGAAGGAGAATCGTCGTGATTTTCCGGAACTCTTACGCATGATCGACCAATATAGCAATAAGGGACGTGTTATTTTAGCGTGCACGGAACTTTCCGCCATTCCGGTGGGGGATCGCCCTGTGATAGATGCCTTGAAAGTGTTGGGAAACGAAGCAATCAGAAAGTGTAGGGGAAATGGTCCAGTTTAA
- the brnQ gene encoding branched-chain amino acid transport system II carrier protein, protein MDQSSTSKRKWIAVASFALFSMFFGAGNVIFPTSLGRNVGNQYLTGFLAFSIPAVGLVLLGAIATIRAGGTIESVARHLGGPISMAFGGLILICIGPGLAIPRTAATSHEMLSGAFFPSLSPTITSLFFFAVTLFFVIKPSRVVSGLGLILTPVLVGILVLLIGKSLVFPLGPLVDTGATEVFSKSFLEGYQTMDALAALAFSIVIIKDFQRRGMEDPSQVVRCTAISSIFAALGLVAVYGGFMYIGATTSGLGVEDIGRVSLLLFSVDKLSGFTGKLLMTIAMFLACLTTAIGLTTTFSDFMERMTKGKISARVWSILCVCVSAVLSVLGVDQIVAISAPILVAIYPIAIALIVLNLVQGPLNRRSIHIGAVIGASFPAVDFLIGLMRGTPILGGKAGLIPEMWQNYYWILPSVILALVFYLVLPKEKEEKPVLHEQMKQE, encoded by the coding sequence ATGGATCAATCTTCAACCTCAAAACGCAAATGGATCGCGGTCGCTTCTTTTGCGTTATTTTCTATGTTTTTTGGAGCGGGAAATGTTATTTTCCCGACAAGCTTGGGCCGAAATGTCGGAAACCAGTATCTGACTGGCTTTCTGGCGTTTTCGATTCCGGCGGTTGGCTTGGTGCTGTTAGGTGCCATTGCGACCATTCGTGCCGGCGGAACGATCGAGTCCGTTGCACGTCATCTTGGCGGGCCGATATCTATGGCTTTTGGCGGTCTGATTCTTATTTGTATCGGACCGGGGCTAGCGATTCCGCGCACTGCCGCGACAAGTCATGAGATGCTTTCCGGCGCGTTTTTTCCGAGTCTTTCGCCCACGATAACTTCGCTGTTCTTTTTTGCCGTCACCCTCTTTTTTGTCATTAAGCCCAGTCGCGTTGTCTCCGGTCTGGGATTGATTCTAACGCCGGTATTGGTGGGGATTTTAGTACTCTTAATCGGGAAATCGCTGGTATTTCCTCTCGGACCGCTGGTCGATACGGGTGCAACCGAGGTCTTTTCCAAGAGCTTCTTGGAAGGATATCAGACGATGGATGCGCTGGCCGCCCTCGCATTTTCCATCGTGATTATTAAGGATTTTCAGCGCCGCGGCATGGAGGATCCCTCACAGGTGGTGCGTTGCACCGCAATCTCCTCGATCTTTGCCGCTCTTGGATTAGTGGCAGTTTATGGAGGGTTCATGTACATTGGCGCGACGACTTCCGGGCTTGGCGTCGAGGACATAGGGCGTGTTTCTCTCCTGCTTTTTAGCGTGGATAAGCTTTCCGGCTTCACCGGAAAACTTTTGATGACCATTGCCATGTTCTTGGCTTGTTTGACAACGGCGATCGGCTTAACAACTACATTTTCTGACTTTATGGAGCGAATGACAAAAGGCAAGATATCGGCACGCGTGTGGTCCATTCTTTGTGTATGCGTGAGTGCGGTTCTTTCGGTATTAGGCGTGGATCAAATTGTCGCTATCTCTGCACCGATCCTGGTTGCTATTTATCCGATTGCAATTGCCCTCATTGTGCTGAATCTTGTGCAAGGACCGCTAAATAGACGCTCCATTCATATTGGCGCAGTTATCGGCGCATCGTTTCCAGCGGTGGACTTTCTCATTGGTTTGATGCGCGGAACGCCCATACTGGGTGGGAAAGCCGGTTTGATTCCGGAAATGTGGCAAAATTATTATTGGATACTGCCCAGTGTGATTTTAGCGCTCGTCTTCTATTTGGTTTTACCGAAAGAAAAAGAAGAAAAGCCGGTCCTTCACGAGCAAATGAAACAGGAATAG
- a CDS encoding substrate-binding domain-containing protein codes for MKSMKLLGLLLAGALAMTACGGQKPADSKAPADSSAPAVESNAPAGEVKNNEKPLVWYNRQPSNSSTGELDKEALNFNDKTYYVGFDANQGAELQGQMIVDYIQKNADKLDRNGDGTIGYVLAIGDVGHNDSIARTRGVRKALGTAVEKDGAIDSTPAGTNVDGKATVVKDGEIDVNGKKYVVRELASQEMKNSAGATWDAATAGNGIATWSASFGDQIDIVASNNDGMGMAMFNGWAKENKVPTFGYDANSDAVAAIADGYAGTISQHADVQAYLTLRVLRNLLDGVDVNTGIATPDEAGNVLTDKDYKYVAEERSYYALNLAVTADNYKDFMDATKPYDPVAKQLDAAKSPEKNVWLNIYNSADNFLSATYQPLLQKYDKLLNLKVEYIGGDGQTESNITNRLGNPSQYDAFAINMVKTDNASSYTTLLNQ; via the coding sequence ATGAAATCAATGAAGTTGCTTGGTCTTCTGTTGGCCGGTGCGCTGGCTATGACCGCATGTGGTGGACAAAAGCCCGCTGATTCAAAGGCTCCTGCGGATAGTTCCGCACCGGCAGTAGAATCGAATGCTCCCGCCGGCGAAGTCAAAAACAACGAAAAGCCGTTAGTTTGGTACAACCGTCAACCGTCGAACAGCTCGACCGGTGAACTGGACAAAGAAGCGCTGAACTTCAACGACAAAACCTATTATGTCGGCTTCGACGCCAACCAGGGTGCTGAACTGCAAGGGCAGATGATTGTCGATTACATTCAGAAGAATGCTGACAAATTGGATCGCAACGGCGACGGCACGATCGGATACGTGCTTGCCATCGGTGATGTCGGTCACAACGACTCCATCGCCCGTACGCGCGGCGTCCGCAAAGCTTTGGGAACGGCCGTTGAAAAGGACGGCGCCATCGATTCGACTCCGGCCGGAACGAATGTTGACGGCAAAGCGACCGTTGTAAAAGACGGCGAGATCGATGTAAACGGTAAAAAATATGTCGTTCGCGAATTAGCTTCGCAGGAAATGAAGAACTCCGCTGGTGCAACCTGGGATGCTGCGACCGCCGGTAACGGTATTGCGACTTGGTCGGCTTCCTTTGGCGATCAGATCGATATCGTCGCTTCCAATAACGACGGCATGGGCATGGCCATGTTCAATGGCTGGGCAAAAGAGAACAAGGTCCCGACGTTCGGTTATGATGCCAACAGCGACGCCGTTGCGGCAATTGCCGACGGTTATGCCGGAACCATCAGCCAGCATGCGGACGTTCAGGCGTACCTGACCCTTCGTGTATTGCGCAACCTCTTGGATGGCGTAGATGTCAACACCGGTATCGCAACGCCGGATGAAGCGGGCAACGTCCTCACCGACAAAGACTACAAATATGTCGCAGAAGAGCGTTCCTACTATGCTTTGAACTTGGCCGTTACAGCGGACAACTACAAAGACTTCATGGATGCCACCAAACCGTACGATCCGGTTGCAAAACAGCTTGACGCGGCGAAGAGCCCCGAAAAGAACGTATGGCTGAACATCTACAACTCTGCGGATAACTTCCTGAGCGCCACCTATCAGCCGTTGCTGCAGAAATATGACAAACTGCTGAACCTCAAAGTCGAATACATCGGCGGCGATGGACAGACCGAATCCAACATCACGAACCGTCTGGGCAATCCGAGCCAGTATGATGCGTTTGCGATCAACATGGTGAAGACGGACAACGCTTCTTCTTACACCACGCTTCTGAATCAATAA